In one window of Zhongshania aliphaticivorans DNA:
- a CDS encoding DUF6489 family protein — protein MKIHVEVEITPEEMRRLVGLPDAQPLWDAVYKRIAEGDSEMIQQVAKTAFTEGMKTIDLSARVLKSLSGLASNRKSTDKQASEEDSSSDKEESQKTTPRKANATRRSASSKPKT, from the coding sequence ATGAAAATTCATGTTGAGGTTGAAATCACCCCTGAGGAAATGCGCCGCTTAGTTGGCCTGCCCGACGCTCAACCGCTTTGGGATGCGGTTTACAAACGTATCGCTGAAGGCGACTCAGAAATGATTCAGCAAGTTGCCAAAACTGCATTTACTGAGGGCATGAAAACCATCGACTTATCTGCACGAGTTTTAAAATCATTAAGCGGTCTAGCTAGCAACCGAAAAAGTACTGACAAGCAAGCCAGTGAAGAAGACAGCAGCAGCGATAAAGAAGAATCACAAAAAACCACACCGCGAAAAGCCAATGCGACACGTCGCAGCGCCTCCAGCAAACCAAAAACATAA